The Candidatus Accumulibacter similis genome has a segment encoding these proteins:
- a CDS encoding PEP-CTERM sorting domain-containing protein, with product MHSFASHRSRQESHMKIKMRFVAALGAAATCAIAQAAPINQVAYASLTGTQVVTFDDVAGGAAPGTNYNGVFVSSGASFAERFAGQTNTPSGGFDVLSGAPTASLSLAVGAPNQNLNVFINAGSQVLTGLGPSGFPDFNAIGEGSFAVLFSTDQSEFGFQLVGGNAGSATIDFFRRDGSLIDRIVVGGLADAFYGFSRDGGTFDIAGISIFNDDGAGIGFDNLKHDVKSDGTVPEPGTLLLVGAALASLAGRRRFFPS from the coding sequence GTGCACTCGTTCGCCAGTCATCGATCCAGACAGGAGAGTCACATGAAAATCAAGATGCGTTTCGTGGCAGCGTTAGGTGCCGCGGCGACCTGTGCCATCGCACAGGCCGCACCGATCAATCAAGTCGCCTACGCTTCCCTGACCGGGACGCAAGTCGTCACCTTCGACGACGTTGCCGGCGGCGCGGCGCCCGGAACCAATTACAACGGCGTCTTCGTTTCGAGCGGCGCGAGCTTTGCCGAGCGCTTCGCCGGACAGACGAATACGCCGTCAGGCGGCTTCGATGTTCTCAGCGGGGCTCCGACTGCATCGCTGTCACTCGCCGTCGGCGCCCCGAATCAGAACCTGAACGTCTTCATCAACGCTGGAAGTCAAGTCCTCACCGGACTGGGTCCGTCGGGTTTCCCGGACTTCAACGCGATCGGTGAGGGGTCGTTCGCCGTCCTGTTCTCGACCGATCAATCGGAGTTCGGCTTTCAGCTGGTCGGCGGAAACGCTGGGTCGGCCACCATCGACTTCTTCCGCCGCGACGGATCGCTTATCGACCGCATCGTCGTGGGCGGACTGGCTGACGCGTTTTACGGTTTCAGCCGCGATGGCGGCACTTTCGATATCGCCGGCATTTCGATTTTCAACGATGACGGCGCCGGCATTGGCTTCGACAACCTGAAGCACGACGTGAAATCCGATGGAACCGTCCCCGAGCCGGGTACGCTGTTGCTGGTTGGCGCTGCGCTTGCTTCGCTCGCCGGTCGCCGGCGCTTCTTCCCGAGCTGA
- a CDS encoding 2-C-methyl-D-erythritol 2,4-cyclodiphosphate synthase, which produces MIRVGQGCDIHALVPGRRLLLGGVEIAHHSGLLGHSDADVLLHAITDALLGAAALGDIGRHFPDSDERHRGADSRQLLRATAALLAQAGWRVGNVDATIIAQQPRLAPYLPQMVGNIAADLQLPPDCVNVKAKTAERLGFVGRGEGIAGEAVVLISRES; this is translated from the coding sequence ATGATCCGCGTTGGCCAGGGTTGCGACATCCACGCGCTGGTGCCCGGCCGCCGGTTGCTGCTGGGTGGCGTCGAGATTGCCCATCATTCCGGGCTGCTCGGTCACTCCGACGCCGATGTGCTGCTGCACGCGATCACCGATGCCCTGCTCGGCGCCGCCGCGCTCGGCGACATCGGCCGCCACTTCCCGGACAGCGACGAGCGTCATCGCGGCGCCGACAGCCGGCAACTGCTGCGCGCCACGGCAGCGCTGCTGGCGCAGGCCGGCTGGCGCGTCGGCAACGTCGACGCGACGATCATCGCCCAGCAGCCGCGGCTGGCGCCGTATCTGCCGCAGATGGTCGGCAACATCGCCGCCGATCTGCAGTTGCCGCCCGACTGCGTCAACGTCAAGGCGAAGACGGCCGAGCGTCTCGGTTTCGTCGGTCGCGGCGAGGGCATTGCCGGCGAAGCGGTGGTGCTGATCAGCCGCGAGAGCTGA
- a CDS encoding 2-C-methyl-D-erythritol 4-phosphate cytidylyltransferase: protein MSAHYAIVPAAGSGSRLGGEAPKQYQLLAGLPLLHHSLATLCRCRSIERVWVVLAPDDGWWRQYDWTSLGHKLETVFCGGATRAESVANGLRAAATVAHDDDWVLVHDAARPCLSPAMLTALCDELADDAIGGLLAVPVADTLKRADGDQRVARSECRDGLWQAQTPQMFRYGLLVRVLAEHPGGTDEASAVEAAGLRPRLVRGDASNLKVTFAGDLRLAEMILQAQARWGE from the coding sequence ATGTCAGCTCACTACGCAATCGTTCCCGCCGCCGGCAGCGGTTCCCGCCTCGGCGGCGAGGCGCCAAAACAGTATCAGCTGCTCGCCGGGCTGCCGCTGCTCCATCACAGTCTCGCGACACTCTGCCGCTGTCGCTCGATCGAGCGGGTCTGGGTCGTCCTCGCGCCAGATGACGGCTGGTGGCGCCAGTACGACTGGACGAGTCTCGGCCACAAGCTGGAGACCGTCTTCTGTGGCGGCGCGACGCGTGCCGAGAGCGTCGCCAACGGGCTGCGCGCAGCGGCCACCGTCGCACACGATGACGACTGGGTGCTGGTGCACGACGCTGCGCGGCCGTGCCTGTCGCCGGCGATGCTTACCGCGCTGTGCGACGAACTGGCCGACGATGCCATCGGCGGCCTGCTGGCGGTGCCGGTGGCCGACACGCTGAAGCGTGCCGACGGCGACCAGCGCGTCGCCCGCAGCGAGTGTCGCGACGGCCTCTGGCAGGCGCAGACGCCGCAGATGTTCCGCTACGGTCTGCTGGTCCGGGTCCTCGCCGAACACCCGGGCGGCACCGACGAGGCGTCGGCGGTCGAGGCCGCCGGCCTGCGGCCGCGGCTGGTGCGCGGCGACGCCAGCAACCTCAAGGTGACCTTCGCCGGTGACCTGCGGCTGGCGGAAATGATCCTGCAGGCGCAGGCGAGGTGGGGCGAATGA
- the amrB gene encoding AmmeMemoRadiSam system protein B has product MHATAHTRPAAVAGMFYPGSATALARDIRQMLAASAPPATTRGQRVKAIIAPHAGYIYSGPIAASVYAPLAKVGAGIRRVILLGPTHRVAVNGLALPAAGAFATPLGVVAVDQQAVAAIAHLPQVVVSDAAHAAEHSLEVQLPFLQTVLGDFGLLPLAVGRASPAQVAEVLECLWGGDETLFVISSDLSHYLPYDAARATDGETAGHIVALDAHIDHQQACGATPVNGLLLAARRHGLQAQLIDLRNSGDTAGDRSRVVGYGAFSFSEEDASAR; this is encoded by the coding sequence ATGCACGCGACAGCGCATACCCGCCCGGCAGCGGTCGCCGGCATGTTCTATCCTGGCTCGGCGACCGCCCTCGCCCGCGACATCCGGCAGATGCTGGCCGCCAGCGCACCGCCGGCGACGACCCGCGGCCAGCGCGTGAAGGCGATCATCGCCCCCCATGCCGGTTACATCTACTCCGGGCCGATCGCTGCCAGCGTCTACGCGCCGCTGGCGAAAGTGGGCGCGGGCATCCGGCGCGTCATCCTGCTCGGGCCGACGCACCGGGTGGCGGTCAACGGTCTGGCACTGCCGGCCGCCGGCGCCTTTGCCACCCCACTCGGCGTCGTTGCCGTCGACCAGCAGGCGGTGGCGGCGATCGCCCACCTGCCGCAGGTCGTCGTCAGCGACGCCGCGCACGCGGCCGAGCACTCGCTGGAAGTGCAACTGCCGTTCCTGCAGACGGTTCTCGGCGACTTTGGCCTGCTGCCGCTCGCCGTCGGCCGCGCCTCACCGGCTCAGGTGGCGGAGGTGCTCGAATGCCTCTGGGGCGGCGACGAGACGCTCTTCGTGATCAGCTCGGATCTGTCGCACTACCTGCCCTACGACGCCGCGCGGGCGACCGATGGCGAGACCGCCGGCCACATCGTCGCCCTCGACGCGCATATCGACCATCAGCAGGCGTGTGGTGCGACACCGGTAAACGGCCTGCTGCTGGCAGCCCGGCGGCACGGACTGCAGGCACAACTGATCGACCTGCGCAACTCCGGCGACACCGCCGGTGATCGCTCGCGGGTCGTCGGTTACGGCGCCTTCAGCTTCAGCGAGGAGGACGCCAGTGCCCGGTGA
- the amrA gene encoding AmmeMemoRadiSam system protein A produces the protein MALLVAARNAIAQHFGLPTRPLGVLPELGEPGATFVTLTRSGQLRGCIGSLEAHRPLLVDVGENALAAAFRDHRFAPLTADEFATTRVEVSLLTAAEAFPVVDEVDAIARLQPAVDGLVLAYRQRRATFLPQVWESLPDPRQFLAQLKLKAGLPADFWHPDIRLARYGVRKWKET, from the coding sequence ATGGCGCTGCTGGTCGCCGCCCGCAACGCCATCGCGCAGCACTTCGGCCTGCCGACACGGCCGCTCGGCGTACTGCCCGAACTCGGCGAACCGGGCGCCACCTTCGTCACGCTCACCCGCAGTGGCCAGTTGCGCGGTTGCATCGGCAGCCTTGAAGCGCACCGGCCGCTCCTGGTCGATGTCGGCGAGAACGCCCTCGCCGCTGCCTTCCGCGACCACCGCTTTGCGCCGTTGACCGCCGACGAGTTTGCCACGACACGGGTCGAGGTCTCGCTGCTGACGGCCGCCGAAGCCTTCCCGGTGGTCGACGAGGTTGACGCGATCGCCCGCCTGCAGCCAGCGGTCGATGGCCTCGTCCTGGCCTATCGGCAGCGGCGCGCCACCTTCCTGCCGCAGGTCTGGGAGTCACTCCCCGACCCGCGCCAGTTCCTCGCCCAACTGAAGCTCAAGGCGGGGCTGCCGGCCGACTTCTGGCATCCGGACATCCGCCTTGCCCGCTACGGAGTACGCAAATGGAAAGAGACCTGA
- the amrS gene encoding AmmeMemoRadiSam system radical SAM enzyme, whose amino-acid sequence MERDLTHSPKVPESAHPGRWWHAIEDGRIQCDLCPRDCRLHAGQRGACFVRQNVDGRMILTTYGRSSGFCIDPIEKKPLNHFHPGSAILSFGTAGCNLACKFCQNWDISKSKDMDRLLDAASPQGIANAAVAYGAQSVAFTYNDPVIFAEYAIDTAVACHERGIRTVAVTAGYIHAEPAREFFAVMDGANVDLKAFTDDFYFRLCGGHLQPVLDILAYIHHETSCWLEITTLLIPGRNDSPAEIKALADWVARELGPQVPLHFTAFHPDWKMDDLPPTPASTLMRARRIAIDAGLHYVYTGNVHDSEGGTTFCPGCQAALIERDWYHIRHHDLPADGRCPHCGTQIAGRFARFGKPFGPRRVPVRLQRP is encoded by the coding sequence ATGGAAAGAGACCTGACGCACTCGCCGAAGGTACCCGAATCGGCTCACCCCGGTCGCTGGTGGCACGCCATCGAAGACGGTCGCATCCAGTGCGACCTCTGTCCGCGTGACTGCAGGCTGCACGCCGGCCAGCGCGGCGCCTGCTTCGTCCGCCAGAACGTCGACGGCCGGATGATCCTGACGACCTACGGCCGTTCATCCGGCTTCTGCATCGACCCGATCGAGAAGAAGCCGCTCAACCACTTCCATCCCGGATCGGCGATTCTCTCGTTCGGCACCGCAGGTTGCAACCTGGCGTGCAAGTTCTGCCAGAACTGGGACATCTCGAAGTCGAAGGACATGGACCGGCTGCTCGACGCCGCCAGCCCGCAGGGCATTGCCAACGCGGCGGTGGCCTACGGCGCGCAGTCGGTCGCGTTCACCTACAACGACCCGGTGATCTTTGCCGAGTACGCGATCGACACCGCCGTCGCCTGCCACGAGCGCGGCATCCGCACCGTCGCCGTCACCGCCGGCTACATCCACGCCGAGCCGGCACGCGAGTTCTTCGCCGTCATGGACGGCGCCAACGTCGACCTGAAGGCTTTCACCGACGACTTCTATTTCCGTCTCTGCGGCGGCCACCTGCAGCCGGTGCTCGACATCCTCGCCTACATCCACCACGAGACCAGTTGCTGGCTCGAGATCACGACGCTGCTGATCCCCGGCAGGAACGATTCGCCGGCCGAGATCAAGGCCCTCGCCGACTGGGTGGCGCGCGAACTCGGACCACAGGTGCCCCTGCATTTCACCGCCTTCCATCCCGATTGGAAGATGGACGATCTGCCGCCGACCCCCGCATCGACGCTGATGCGGGCGCGGCGGATCGCCATTGATGCCGGCCTGCATTACGTCTACACCGGCAACGTCCATGACAGCGAAGGCGGCACCACCTTCTGTCCTGGCTGCCAGGCGGCGCTGATCGAGCGCGACTGGTACCACATCCGCCACCACGATCTGCCCGCCGATGGCCGCTGCCCGCACTGCGGCACACAGATCGCCGGTCGCTTTGCCCGCTTCGGCAAGCCGTTCGGGCCACGCCGGGTGCCGGTCAGGCTGCAGCGTCCTTGA
- a CDS encoding alpha/beta hydrolase produces the protein MAVALSDVFVEVPGGRIFVRHWQPDGATNAPIVLLHDSLGSVEQWRSFPQTLAIRTGRPVMAYDRLGFGQSSRRTAPAEPGFIDDEALVYWPAIAGVLGLGQYVLFGHSVGGGMALAAAAVAGDRCLAVIAESAQAFVEDRTLSGIREARNSFVDGAQFSRIARWHGERAKWVLDAWTEVWLSARFREWSLDPYLGQVHCPVLAMHGDSDEFGSCAFPRRIVEGVAGPARMEILAACGHVPHREREGEVLKLVGSFLAESGVP, from the coding sequence ATGGCGGTCGCACTGAGTGACGTGTTTGTCGAAGTGCCTGGTGGCCGAATCTTCGTTCGCCACTGGCAGCCCGATGGCGCCACGAATGCGCCGATCGTCCTGTTGCACGACTCCCTGGGTTCTGTGGAACAGTGGCGCAGCTTCCCGCAGACTCTGGCCATCCGGACCGGTCGCCCCGTCATGGCCTATGACCGTCTCGGATTTGGCCAGTCCAGCAGGCGGACGGCACCTGCAGAGCCGGGGTTCATCGACGACGAGGCACTGGTCTATTGGCCCGCCATCGCCGGCGTTCTTGGGCTCGGCCAGTACGTGCTGTTTGGGCACAGTGTGGGTGGCGGAATGGCGTTGGCCGCTGCCGCCGTCGCCGGAGATCGCTGTCTGGCGGTGATTGCCGAGTCCGCCCAGGCATTCGTCGAGGATCGAACCCTGTCCGGTATCCGGGAGGCGAGGAATTCCTTCGTCGACGGCGCCCAGTTTTCCAGGATCGCCAGGTGGCACGGTGAGCGAGCCAAGTGGGTATTGGATGCCTGGACCGAGGTCTGGCTGTCTGCCCGGTTTCGCGAGTGGTCGCTGGATCCCTACCTAGGGCAGGTGCATTGCCCGGTTCTCGCGATGCACGGGGACTCGGATGAATTCGGATCCTGTGCGTTCCCTCGCCGCATCGTGGAAGGTGTCGCCGGGCCGGCAAGAATGGAGATTCTCGCTGCGTGTGGTCACGTTCCCCACCGCGAGAGGGAAGGCGAGGTACTCAAGCTCGTCGGCTCGTTCCTTGCCGAAAGCGGCGTTCCGTAG
- a CDS encoding DUF2760 domain-containing protein, which yields MKAANPSLLSRISIAFGTFFAILADGDLAARIQALRNGDERREPAAPTAPPAPATGPTPPPLLAAAPDGALQLLGLLQREARFIDFIQEDVAAYGDADIGAAARVVHEGCRKVLRENFSIEPVRDEPEGSRLTLPAGFDAAAIRVTGNVVGEPPFTGSLTHRGWRVRETRLPRLASGHDLHIVAAAEVEL from the coding sequence ATGAAAGCAGCCAACCCATCCCTGTTGAGCAGAATCTCGATTGCCTTCGGCACCTTCTTCGCCATCCTTGCCGACGGCGACCTCGCGGCACGCATCCAGGCCTTGCGCAACGGCGACGAGCGCCGCGAACCTGCAGCGCCGACGGCCCCGCCTGCCCCTGCGACCGGGCCGACGCCGCCGCCGCTGCTCGCGGCGGCGCCCGACGGTGCGCTGCAACTCCTCGGACTGCTGCAGCGCGAAGCGCGCTTCATCGACTTCATCCAGGAGGATGTCGCCGCCTACGGTGACGCCGACATCGGCGCCGCCGCACGCGTCGTCCATGAAGGCTGCCGCAAGGTACTGCGCGAGAATTTCAGCATCGAGCCGGTGCGCGACGAGCCCGAAGGCAGCCGTCTGACGCTGCCGGCGGGATTCGACGCCGCGGCGATCCGCGTCACCGGCAACGTCGTCGGTGAACCGCCGTTCACCGGCAGCCTGACGCATCGGGGCTGGCGGGTGCGGGAAACCCGCCTGCCGCGCCTGGCGAGCGGCCACGACCTGCACATCGTTGCTGCGGCGGAGGTGGAACTGTGA
- a CDS encoding Hsp70 family protein: protein MNEPAFSIGIDLGTTHCALSYVDLAGCDGEQVSQHVLPIPQLTAPGSVESLGLLPSFIYLPHASELASGDLSLPWTTEQDYAVGEMARSRGAATPIRLVASAKSWLCHAGVDRRAAILPHDAPPEVARLSPLEASLRYLSHLRAAWDTAQPQAPFVEQEIVVTIPASFDPAARELTAEAARAAGCERMILLEEPQAALYSWIEKSGGNWRKQVQPGDIILVVDVGGGTSDFSLIAVLERAGNLELHRVAVGEHILLGGDNMDLALAYAVAGKLAAQGSKLDAWQLRALTHACRAAKEALLGDPELASVPLVIASRGARLIGGSLRSELTRDELTATLIDGFFPPAAIGDRPQGRGRGGLTQLGLPYAQDAAVTRHLAAFLARQVAATAELEGFSSRLPADASFLHPTAVLFNGGVFKSALLAERTLATINSWLAAEGAAAARLLAGADLDLAVARGAAYYGYVRRGQGVRIRGGTARAYYVAVESVMPAVPGMEPPVQALCLAPFGMEEGSEAALPAMEFGLVVGEQVRFRFFGSSVRRQDQVGTLLEEWEPDEMQELDEIQTTLPADGRVAGEVVRVRLHARVTEAGTLELEALPHDGAQRWKVEFDVRAGAGD, encoded by the coding sequence GTGAACGAACCCGCCTTCTCGATCGGCATCGACCTCGGCACCACCCACTGCGCCCTGTCCTATGTGGACCTCGCAGGCTGTGACGGCGAGCAGGTCAGCCAGCACGTGCTGCCGATCCCGCAACTCACCGCGCCCGGCTCGGTGGAGTCACTCGGACTGCTGCCCTCCTTCATCTACCTGCCGCACGCGAGCGAACTCGCCAGCGGTGATCTCAGCCTGCCGTGGACGACCGAACAGGACTACGCCGTCGGCGAGATGGCGCGCAGCCGCGGCGCGGCGACGCCGATCCGCCTCGTTGCCAGCGCCAAGAGCTGGTTGTGCCACGCCGGCGTCGACCGCCGCGCCGCCATCCTGCCGCACGATGCGCCACCCGAGGTCGCCCGGCTGTCGCCGCTCGAAGCCTCTCTGCGCTATCTCTCGCACCTGCGCGCCGCGTGGGACACGGCACAGCCGCAAGCGCCCTTCGTCGAGCAGGAGATCGTCGTCACCATCCCTGCCTCGTTCGATCCCGCAGCCCGCGAGCTGACTGCCGAAGCGGCCCGCGCCGCCGGCTGCGAGCGGATGATCCTGCTCGAGGAACCGCAGGCGGCGCTCTACAGCTGGATCGAGAAGAGCGGCGGCAACTGGCGCAAGCAGGTGCAGCCCGGCGACATCATCCTCGTCGTCGATGTCGGCGGCGGCACCAGCGACTTCTCGCTGATCGCCGTCCTCGAGCGTGCGGGCAACCTCGAGCTGCACCGGGTTGCGGTCGGCGAACACATCCTGCTCGGCGGCGACAACATGGACCTGGCGCTCGCCTACGCCGTTGCCGGCAAGCTGGCGGCACAGGGCAGCAAGCTCGACGCCTGGCAGTTGCGCGCCCTGACGCACGCCTGCCGCGCAGCCAAGGAAGCGCTGCTCGGCGATCCCGAACTGGCGTCGGTGCCGCTGGTCATCGCCAGCCGTGGCGCACGGCTGATCGGCGGTTCGCTGCGCAGCGAGCTGACGCGGGACGAGCTGACGGCCACCCTGATCGACGGCTTCTTCCCGCCGGCGGCGATCGGCGACCGGCCGCAGGGTCGCGGCCGTGGCGGCCTGACGCAGCTTGGCCTGCCGTACGCGCAGGATGCCGCCGTCACCCGCCACCTCGCCGCCTTCCTCGCCCGGCAGGTGGCGGCAACCGCCGAACTCGAGGGCTTCAGCAGCCGCTTGCCGGCCGATGCCAGCTTCCTGCATCCGACCGCCGTCCTCTTCAACGGCGGCGTCTTCAAGTCGGCGCTGCTCGCCGAACGCACCCTGGCGACCATCAACTCCTGGCTCGCCGCCGAGGGCGCAGCAGCGGCACGCCTGCTTGCCGGCGCGGACCTCGACCTTGCCGTCGCCCGCGGCGCCGCCTACTACGGCTACGTCCGGCGCGGCCAGGGAGTCCGCATCCGCGGCGGCACGGCACGCGCCTACTATGTCGCCGTCGAATCGGTGATGCCCGCCGTTCCCGGCATGGAACCGCCGGTGCAGGCACTCTGCCTGGCGCCATTCGGCATGGAGGAAGGGAGCGAGGCGGCGCTGCCGGCAATGGAGTTCGGGCTGGTCGTCGGCGAGCAGGTGCGCTTCCGCTTCTTCGGCTCGTCGGTGCGCCGTCAGGACCAGGTCGGAACGCTGCTCGAGGAATGGGAGCCCGACGAAATGCAGGAACTCGACGAAATCCAGACGACACTGCCAGCCGACGGCCGCGTCGCCGGCGAAGTCGTGCGCGTCCGCCTGCACGCGCGCGTCACCGAAGCGGGCACCCTCGAACTCGAGGCGCTGCCGCACGACGGGGCGCAGCGCTGGAAGGTCGAGTTCGACGTGCGCGCCGGCGCCGGCGACTGA